A stretch of DNA from Paenibacillus segetis:
TATAGTAGCCCATATATTCACAATGCAGATCCAGATTTTCACGTGCAGTCAGCTTATCATAAAACATCGGGTATTCAATGATCGTCCCCATTCTACCAAGTACATCGTAGGACATAGACGTTAATTTCTGACCAAATAACTCGATCTCCCCCGATGTTGGTTTCACTAGGTTCGTTATCATTTTCATAACTGTTGTTTTACCTGCACCATTGGGGCCAAGAAAACCGTAAATTTCACCTTGTTTGATGTTCATGCTGACATTAGATACAATGTCTTTCTCTTTAAATGATTTCGATAAACTATGTGTTCGTAATACGTAAGCCATACTTATTTCTCCTTTCGCTTATCTCTTATGGTCTCATTGTAATAAACGAAATGATTTATTTTTCTTACTCAAATCTTACGTGTTTCTTAAGTATGCAAGAAATATTCTTTAGGTATCGGAGAGATTAGTTCATTTTCACTTTCTTTAACCGAAACAAGAATTCCGTTTTCTCATACGGCTTACTAGACAGATGAATACTTCCGCCCATCGTTTCTATTAGTCTTTTAGCGATAGTTAGGCCTAATCCACTACCCTGTACCGCTTTATTTCGTGAGTCGTCTAATGTGTACATTCGCTCAAACACGAAATTCTTATGACTATCCCGAACCCCCTGTCCACGATCCCATACAACTACGCATACCTCATCTTGTTCTTCATACAATTTCAGTCCCAATGTCTTTCCGTCTGCTCCATACCGAATGGCATTGGATATTAAATTATTCAGAACTCGGTTTATCGCATCCTCGTTGCCAAGTGCAAATGCCGCATGGTCTGGAATATCGATATGTACTTCAAAACCCTTGGTTGCTAACATGTCATAGAATTGCAGTATATTCACCCTACATAGTTCACTCATATCCAGACGAGTAAGTGGAAAAGCTGTATCACCCGATTCTAACTTAGCTAAATTAAAGAAGGTATCAATCAAATGGATCGTCTGAGATGTTTTCTGATGCACCTTAGAGAGTAATTCTTGGCGTTCTTCTGTACTCATATCCTGATTTAGAGCTAACGCCTCCACATATCCAAACACAACGGTCAATGGTGTCTTCAAATCATGTGAGATATTAGATAACATTTTGCGGACCATGATTTGCGATTTGGCATTCTCAGCAATTGACTTCAGGTTCATCTCAAGCAGCGCATTCATCTTCGTCATTAACACCTGTAGTGCCGGATCACTTGTGAAGAGCAACAACTTCTCTCCAGATTTGTCTGCCATAATGACTTCTAGT
This window harbors:
- a CDS encoding sensor histidine kinase → MLTLAIIVIIVLVIIIYLQHRAKSVRSAQINKIGERLEVIMADKSGEKLLLFTSDPALQVLMTKMNALLEMNLKSIAENAKSQIMVRKMLSNISHDLKTPLTVVFGYVEALALNQDMSTEERQELLSKVHQKTSQTIHLIDTFFNLAKLESGDTAFPLTRLDMSELCRVNILQFYDMLATKGFEVHIDIPDHAAFALGNEDAINRVLNNLISNAIRYGADGKTLGLKLYEEQDEVCVVVWDRGQGVRDSHKNFVFERMYTLDDSRNKAVQGSGLGLTIAKRLIETMGGSIHLSSKPYEKTEFLFRLKKVKMN